One Triticum dicoccoides isolate Atlit2015 ecotype Zavitan chromosome 3B, WEW_v2.0, whole genome shotgun sequence genomic window, gtgccacgaaccggtactaaaggtgctggacgggccccagactgacaacaccctgccaccaccctctttagtaccggttcgtggcacgaaccggtactgtaggttcgccacgaaccggtactaatgagaacggccggctagccgttggaaccggcactaatggacacattagtgccggctcaaaacccaactggcactaatgtgtctcatattaggtcctttttctactagtgtaggtaACCTTTCCAATCAGCTCCAATATCTATACTTTGGGGAAAATCAACTAACGGGAGAATTTCCTTCCGGCATAGCAAACCTTCGCAACCTCGTTGTTGTATCATTGGAAGTGAATCACTTTACAGGTGTGGTTCCAGAGTGTATTGGCACTTTCAAAACTTTACAGCAAATAGGTTTAGGGGAAAACTTCTTTACGGGGGTCATCCCATCATCCATGTCAAACTTGTCTCGTTTAGGAGGGCTCTATCTACGATCAAATCAATTCACTGGCCACATACCACCAAGCTTTGGAAACTTTCCGATGCTTCAATATTTGCACATCTCTAAAAACAGCCATCATGGCAAGGTTCCGATGGAGATCTTCAAAATCCCATCAATAATTGGAATTGTCTTATCTTCCAACAAGCTTGATGGACAACTTCCTGCCAACATTGGCAATGCCAGACAACTTGTATATTTTCAAATTTCGACAAACAAACTATCAGGAGATATCCCAAACACTCTAGCTGGTTGTGAAAGCTTACAAGACATTGAGTTAGACTCGAATATGTTCAGCGGAAGCATTCCGACTTCGTTAGGCAACATAAGTAGCTTGATATTTCTGATTTTTTCTATCAATAACTTAACTGGGTCAATACCAACATCTCTTGGCAACCTAGAACTTCTCGTGGCACTTGATTTTTCATTCAACCATCTTATTGGCGAGGTTCCAACTAATGGGATCTTCAAGAATGCAACTGCTGTGCAGATTGACGGAAATCAGGGGCTTTGTGGTGGTGTAGTGGAGTTACACATGCTACCATGTTCTGTTCTGCCTTCAAAGTCAACTAGGCACAAGAAATCTTTGGTGCTCAAACTAGTTATCCCAATAGCCAGTATGGTGTCACTTGCTATGCTGATATTTGGCATACTGCTTTTGAGAGGAAAACACAAGACACAATCTGTATTGGTGCCATCATTTGCTACAAAATTTCCAAAAGTATCTTTCAATGATGTAGCGACAGCAACACAGGGATTCTCAACATCCAACTTAATTGGCAGAGGGAAATACAGTTCTGTATATCAAGGAAAACTAGGAGAGGAAGAAAATGAGGTTGCCATAAAAGTCTTCAACCTAGAGACAAGAAGAGCACACAAGAGCTTCATTGCAGAATGTAAAGCGCTGAGAAATGTTCGGCATCGCAATCTGGTGACTATCCTAACCGCATGCTCGAGCATTGATTCTAAGGGCAATGATTTCAAGGCCCTGGTCTATGAGCTCATGCCACAAGGAGACTTGCATAAACTGCTATACTCGACTCGAGATTATGAAGGCTCTTCAGATTTGAACCACATTACAATGGCCCAAAGGATGAGCATTGCGGTGGATGTAGCGGATGCATTGGAGTACCTACATCACAACAACCAGGAAACAATGGTTCATTGTGATTTGAAACCCAGTAACATTCTTCTACATGACAATATGACAGCTCATGTTGGAGACTTTGGCCTGGCAAGATTCAAGGTTGCTTCCACAGCATCATCTCTTGGAAACAATAACTCTTCTTCACTTGCAGTAGTGGGAACGATTGGATATGCTGCTCCAGGTAATAATATTTTTATGTCTGGTGTTGCTATATTTTTCCGCATCTATGTTGACCAGCGAAAGCGAAATTGACTTGTCCTTTTATTCATTGATCTGTAGAATATGCAGGGGGTGGTCAAGTTTCAACCGTCGCAGATGTTTACAGCTTTGGTGTCGTTCTCCTCGAGATATTCATTCGAAGAAGGCCAACTGATGACATGTTTACTGATGGACTAAGCATTGTGAAGTTTACAGAGGCCAGCTTTCCTGATAGGGTGTTGGAGATTGTTGACCCCCAGCTACTANNNNNNNNNNNNNNNNNNNNNNNNNNNNNNNNNNNNNNNNNNNNNNNNNNNNNNNNNNNNNNNNNNNNNNNNNNNNNNNNNNNNNNNNNNNNNNNNNNNNNNNNNNNNNNNNNNNNNNNNNNNNNNNNNNNNNNNNNNNNNNNNNNNNNNNNNNNNNNNNNNNNNNNNNNNNNNNNNNNNNNNNNNNNNNNNNNNNNNNNNNNNNNNNNNNNNNNNNNNNNNNNNNNNNNNNNNNNNNNNNNNNNNNNNNNNNNNNNNNNNNNNNNNNNNNNNNNNNNtgcatcagaatgatgcatacggccataaaTATAAGTAAAAAGGTTTTACAAAGCCTGAAAGTCTGGAAATGTAAATAGAGGGAAGCTCACACAGAGCCTCGATGCAAACATAACAAAGGCcacaaagccacaaccggctggcagaaaaaagataggaaaactaatcgcctatcctattacacgaccgccatccaaaccggttgaagatatcccgcgcaaccatctcccaccggacagacccagtaaccaaacgctccctggccgccATCGGAGTGACTAAGGACCACAAACGGATCAGCGCCGTAGcacggaataaaacctgcaaaaaatgaatagttgttgttctgttaaaagccaaatcattcctgcagttccaaattgcccataacaacgcacatactCCAACATGAATGTGTCCAGCGGTTTTGGACTCTATCCCAGCCAACCACGTTCCAAACAACGAACCTACCGAGTCCggtggagtaatgttaaaggcaatttgcatcGTGCGCCATAAGACTCTCGCCAATGGGCACTCGAAAAAGAGGTGCTTAATGGTCTCGTCCCGATCACAGAAGCTACACCTAGTAGAGCCTGTCCAATTGCGCTTaaccaagttgtcctttgttaaaataacttgtttatgtacaaaccacataaacactttaatcttcaaaggaACTTTAACTTTACAAACATGTTTGGAATTAGGAATGACGCTAGAGTTAatgacatcgatatacatcgactTAACCGTAAACACTCCAGACCCAGTAAGTTTCCAACACAATTGATTGGGCTGATGAGCtaactgaacctccatcagtctagtcACCAGATGAAGCCAAGCTTCCCACCTATCACCAATAAGCACCCAGCGAAACTGGATATTAAGGGGAACGGACTGCATAATCGTTGCAACCAGCGCGTCACGTCGTTGAACAGTACGATACAGGGACGGATACTGTAACGCCAATGGTGTATcaccaagccacgtatcctcccagaaacgggtATTGTTACCATTACCGACGacaaactttgttctattaaagaaggcggccttaactctcataagccccttccaaaacggcgagTCTGTTTGTCTCACGGTCACCTGTGACAAAgtcttggactgcagatacttGTTACGAAGAATCTGTGCCCACGTTGCGTCTGTCTCAACAGATAACTTATACAACCACTTACTGAGAAAGcatctgttcttgacctcaagattctcaacacccagacccccttggtccttcggTCGACAGATTACATCCCATTTGGCAAGTCTGTACTTTCTCTTAAgatcatcactctgccaaaaaaatCTTGATCAGTAAAAGTCCAGCCTTTTCCGAACCCCAACTGGCACTTGGAAGAATGATAGaaggaacatcggcatactcgtgagcaccgaattgataagaatcaaccggcctccataagacatgagtttGCCCTTCGAGCAACTGAGTTttttctcaaaccgatcctcgatgcacttccactctctgtttgttagcttacgatggtgaatgggtatacctaggtaCGTGAAAGGTAAAACCCCTAACTCAcaaccaaacaattgcctataagcctcttgttcctccttgactctaccaaagcagaacaactcgcttttgtgaaagttaatctttaatccggacaattgttcaaataagcataacactagcttcatatttctcgcttttaccaagtcatgctccataaatatgatatcatcagcgtactgcagaaTGGAGACACCCCCGTCAaccagatgaggcaccaagccacccacctgaccggcctcctttgcccttcCTATAAGAATTGCCAACATGTCCGCCACAATGTTGAACAAAACAGGAGAAATCGGATCACCTTGCCTCAGGCCTTTGTGTGTCTGaaaataatgacctatatcgtcattcactttaattccaacactccctttttgcgtgaaggattctacctggcgtcgccaagCTTCATCGAATCCCTTCATAcgcaaggcctgttgaaggaagggccatttgactttgtcatacgctttctcgaaatccactttgaaaataacCCCATCCAGCTTTTTCGTGtggatctcatggagcgtttcatgaaggaccacaaccccttcaaggatgttcctgtccggcatgaaagcagtttgggtaggCTGTACCACCGCATGCGTAATCtttgtgagcctattagtcccaaccttggtaaagATTTTGAAGCTAACATTCAGAAgacagatgggcctgaattgctcaattctcacagcctctgttttcttagggagAAGGGTTATCGTCCCAAAATTCAACTGGAAAagctgaagctgtccagagaagagATTATTAAACAGAGCAACAgatcccccttaataatatgccagcactttttataaaaCTCTGCCGGAAAACCATCAGGGCCCGGTGCCTAAAAGAGTTGGATGAAACTCCAATAGCCTTCAAGGAAAAACATGTACATTGTCTGCTATCTGTGCTAAATGTTGGCCTTTGCTGCACTAAGACATCCCCGGGCGAACGCATCAACATGCAAGAGGTAGCTGCCAAGCTACATGGAATCAAGGATGCATATCTCAGAAGCAGTGCCGTTGCTTCAGTAGCAGTACCTGAATAATTAACTTGTTTGTGCAATTTGTTGTGTTTATCACGCACCATGCAAGCAAGGACCGGCCCAACTAGTATTGAATAAGTATTGCCTCTGATGTGTTACAGCATCGGCCCAACTAGTGCACTCAGGAAAAAATAGATGAATGGAATTTCCATGTATCAATATTAttatcaaaggaatatgtatttgagtgTTTTTTTTTGTCACACCTAACAGCTTTAACTTTGTTACGTACACTTCGGCAAAACTAACCCTGGACTAAATATGCCTGACAGGCTAACACCATCCGAGTATGCACTTGATTTCCCAGCAACCATTCACCCGATACATATATTCTTTGTGTGTTCATGGAACTCTCTCCACCCTGGAAGATATAAGAAAACTAAAGAGAAAAACATGGTAGTACTATTCGAGAACTAAATCAACCTCTGAATTCTCTAGTCTCTCCATTCTCCTTCATTTATGTTCATTATTTGCAGAAGAGAGTCTCCTTGGTAGCGTTCCCGGTAGTTGTATTTACCCTGGTGCACATCAATTGCAAAAATTAATAAGAACTACGAATGTTTTCATCAGACACAAAATGGAAAATGGAAAGTGAGTGATTAAATGGATGAATAATTCTTGAATATTGACATTGGCCGGCTTTCCTCTTACCCATCAGCAATTTTGCAGAGGTAGTCCCGTTGGTCGTCTCGTAGTGGAACATCGGTAAAATCTGCAAAGGGAAAAATGATAACAACATGACCTGGTGATGCCATAATGCATTAATACAAGAACCTTCGATCAACTGCAATCCTATTCATAGATTGTGATTGAATTGAAGTATTTAAATTTTCCGTTTTGCTCATTTTGGTTCAGGATGGTGTGGCTAGAACATTTTTTACATTAGGAACAGAGGTTTTAAGATGATGGCACTGTGACATTAATCACATGGTAATAATCCCAATACGTTGAGAATTCAGGCAGGGCTTGGAGATAAACAGTTAGCACTTGCCTGCCCCGTATATGTTGGAACCTTTGAAAGAAGTGTTCCCTGTCACAAGTGCCCCTTCCAAGTTGGCATTGGTTAAATTTACCTGCAGAAAAGACAAGCCAAATCACAAGATCGCGGTAAAACCATTTCCCAAAATTAAGGCAGAGCGCAATAATCAATTAAGAAACAAAAGAAGTACTACTAGTCTGATGCTGTGATGAGGAGACAGGAACAACATACTAAGTTCTGTGTGATGGTCATTCAACCGAATAGATAGTTTCCAGCAAAATTCAGGCCAGCTATGTTACCGCTTATCCTGAACCCAACGGTTACTGTGAAGGAATGTACCTTTGTTACATTTGCCAGCGAGAAATCGGCGTTTCTGAGGTCAGCGTCGGAGAGATCAGCGCCTGAATTCACCATGAAACAGTCAAAACATTGCGATATCACTATGGCttcagaacttgacacttgactgtaGGCAAGCATCACAACAACTAGTGTCTGTTGGAAGCTGGAACAACTGAGAAAATCAAGAATAAGTGCAAACCCGTAGGTTGCTACCTGTCAGGTCCGCATCAAAGAAGCTGGCGCCGAGCAGGTTCGCACCTTTGAAGTTGGTCTGCCGCAGGATAGACTGCAGAAAGAAACGCAAATTCAGATAAATCGTCAGAATTCAGAAATACTCTAAACATTCAGATGTTCTGTTCTATCTCTACATGCCAGAAAGTTCAGTCAGAACTTGCTGTTGATATAACCGCAGGAAGAAATTCGAGGCATGATCGCATCATCACGAGTGAAACAAATTGTAGGAATCGATGGGAAGGGGAGGTGAGAGTAGTTAGGTACGGTCTTGAAGTCCTGCTTGATGAGCGTCTGGCCGCTGAAGTCCTTGCCGGTGAGGTCCTGCCCCCGCGTCACCTGCTGCCCGTACGGCCCGCCTCCCTGCATCCACCCACCCACGCACACGCCATTAACGCCGCCTCCATCGCCTCGCCACCACACTCGGTCAACCGGTGCAAATACAATAGAACTAACCCTGAACGCGAGGGCCGGGTCGGCGAGGAGGAGCGAGGCGGCGACCagcgcggcggcgccggcgttgGCGACGTGGAAGTGCAgcgaggagggggcgcgccacgccGGCGgctgcgccgtcgccgccgccggggaCGGGGCGAGCTTCAGAGCGCCGAGGATTGACATGGCCATGACGAGCTAGCTTCTGGCTGCCTGGCTGGCTGTTGTCGCGTTCTCTCTTTTTTGGGCTACATCGACGAGTTTATCCGCCTTATCTTTATCTGGTTGCCACGATGCTTGCTTGGCCAATCAGACGACTGCCACGATGGCCAGTTCTCCTCTTCTTccatttttttttctctttctatATAAATTTCGATGGATGAGTCTACTCATCACTGATCAGAACTCAAAAGCGTATTTTCAATTAAAAAGTTCAAACAAGTGTTCTTCCTCTGTTTAGTCTATATGTACTGTATAATAATAACAtggaatttttattatttctggcgttcgttgtactgccatgattgaagatgaatagacggAAGTTTTCTCGCCAAAAAAAAGTAACGTGAAATTTTTGGTTGGTTTTTGCTCATAGTAGGTGGCGATAATCTCATGTGTCTGGTCCCGTGGAACTTGTTGTCGATAACTCGTGACAGAGAAGGGACTTGTCTTTGCCGCCTAAAACTTTTGTGCAGCCGGAAGCACAGAATTTCTGAGGACTGATATTATGATCGAGAGAGATTTGACTTTGCACTGTTCAAAAAATCATCTCATTCAGTGATTTATCGTCCAATTTATCGCTACTCGACGGTTGACCGATAAGATTATGTCTTATCTTCACTGTTTATCATTTGGACCGAATTATCGCTGTGATAAGCGATTTATCGAGAATCTACCGATAAATCGAGCCCATTCATAGTACTATGTTTATTTGTGTTTTGTGGACCTTGTTATGAAATATGTATTGTTGTCCTATTTCTTTTGTTA contains:
- the LOC119279244 gene encoding receptor kinase-like protein Xa21, which translates into the protein MASGSLAASMSSASSGATACAEETTKAIIADIGDKRFSLLVDESRDASIKEQMSMVLRYVNDHGYTIERFIGIKHVGDTRAASLKAVVDGPFSTSVGNLSNQLQYLYFGENQLTGEFPSGIANLRNLVVVSLEVNHFTGVVPECIGTFKTLQQIGLGENFFTGVIPSSMSNLSRLGGLYLRSNQFTGHIPPSFGNFPMLQYLHISKNSHHGKVPMEIFKIPSIIGIVLSSNKLDGQLPANIGNARQLVYFQISTNKLSGDIPNTLAGCESLQDIELDSNMFSGSIPTSLGNISSLIFLIFSINNLTGSIPTSLGNLELLVALDFSFNHLIGEVPTNGIFKNATAVQIDGNQGLCGGVVELHMLPCSVLPSKSTRHKKSLVLKLVIPIASMVSLAMLIFGILLLRGKHKTQSVLVPSFATKFPKVSFNDVATATQGFSTSNLIGRGKYSSVYQGKLGEEENEVAIKVFNLETRRAHKSFIAECKALRNVRHRNLVTILTACSSIDSKGNDFKALVYELMPQGDLHKLLYSTRDYEGSSDLNHITMAQRMSIAVDVADALEYLHHNNQETMVHCDLKPSNILLHDNMTAHVGDFGLARFKVASTASSLGNNNSSSLAVVGTIGYAAPEYAGGGQVSTVADVYSFGVVLLEIFIRRRPTDDMFTDGLSIVKFTEASFPDRVLEIVDPQLLKELDETPIAFKEKHVHCLLSVLNVGLCCTKTSPGERINMQEVAAKLHGIKDAYLRSSAVASVAVPE
- the LOC119274659 gene encoding thylakoid lumenal 15 kDa protein 1, chloroplastic-like — its product is MAMSILGALKLAPSPAAATAQPPAWRAPSSLHFHVANAGAAALVAASLLLADPALAFRGGGPYGQQVTRGQDLTGKDFSGQTLIKQDFKTSILRQTNFKGANLLGASFFDADLTGADLSDADLRNADFSLANVTKVNLTNANLEGALVTGNTSFKGSNIYGADFTDVPLRDDQRDYLCKIADGVNTTTGNATKETLFCK